One region of Anticarsia gemmatalis isolate Benzon Research Colony breed Stoneville strain chromosome 2, ilAntGemm2 primary, whole genome shotgun sequence genomic DNA includes:
- the ctrip gene encoding E3 ubiquitin-protein ligase ctrip isoform X5: protein MAEQHITPSSHSALTRESSGVVGGRWLRQVRRTSHSRRSRRNVTSPLPRSTSRHSSNRVSDAEPFAHVELRRSSRLINTLPRSDYSITERWSYGTDVYETRCDTTDYKGGDTHKSNVHPKRGRTSSHDRKKRKTISNNSAEECVAYCTRSRTALKSSESACEQIPNNLKSHTLTHFPLNQNATATSTQANQSEGGLLPLDERDFAYSPFSSSTVTELLDSDYSVYSPTASRRKGKKRKRSTHRSLSSRKSSCLLNVDECRKKFKIDSHSKDDTDTSSTGRTSSKYELDKADHPSATHTSCTYLLRNRHSHLGPPTSTVISESSASPPAGDVVHSQTVAERKSASDSLTRTATPPPFKDIQEASSSKAHSSASKLLIVPRDLPYLRQTNARRSIAAATGATLGACLTRGASTSQRQRQDTASKRQVSGGEGAGSSAAGGRRARARDMPQPQPASTRRDKRGKSSLGSCASTGGASSRSHPQPLTTGAVASTSSTPPASASATMPDNASSDAKPKGKAASSGEECVGSGSGGGGSGAGASLSGANNEESSSEEGEVGRLQALLEARGLPPHLLGALGPRMQHLLHRTVTANSAASKAAQLLAGLQATGDEGQQLQAVIEMCQLLVMGNEDTLAGFPVRQVVPALVNLLAAEHNFDMMNHACRALTYMLEALPRSSGAVALAVPAFLDKLQAITCMDVAEQSLTALDMLSRRHSKSILQARGVSACLTYLDFFSINAQRAALSITANCCQNLTPDEFHLVRDSLQLLANRLTQQDKKSVECVCLAFSRLVDSFQHDPARLQEIATPELLTNLQQLLVVQPPLISGGTFITVLRLLWVMCGACPQLALALHQRSIADTLLCLLTGSTLHQEQVELIPRLPQELYEITCLIGELMPRLPTDGIFAVDAHLDRPWSANTDRTAHWQWRDDRGVWRSYSWAESRALEAAAAGGEEEVCLTTLGRSYTVDLTAMQQLNDHTGTARPVQRVAPAPPPTDQSSSLAPAPDPRIAMVRSNPSLARALLAVLHEVYWSSAGPAVRSQALKAILRCVYYADAPLLRQVLKMQVISSHIAGMMASSDLRIVVGSLQLAEILMQRLPEEMGVQFRREGVLHQVAQLAERAPPSHPPKHHALKSPSSSSVRSSGGSSPPASTSATSLEHQNNLSLAFSASGSFVASTMPATGSDGSGSEPGPASVSSHAQMAASTVHRSGSPLQLAEMLKRKRAVKRSGGGTRHARRRDEPAPAHAPAPPHAHLAHPAHQHHAHHAASPHAYRWTGSGVAVGARGAGAGRAGGASKTSSFLSSLNPSRWGRSPHAHKDQGLLASPHASANLTVQNKEKVREWIQWTAARLQREWGALGGGGGALEALAALAAALPQPAQRRAALRDLRDTLLHHDVSPFEVNHSGVLGALLQFLTGAEPEAESTETRETETEARDSTDYVAACEDRLRLFLHVFADMPLAPDSAEWNEVTGSLLGVSAALGAGAGSSSGSGGTLALGALVSKVNACVSHLEQFPVRVHDLPARPATSALKFFNTHQLMCDLKRHPTCSNLKQWKGGVVRIDPLALVQAIERYLAQRGYAMGRARSESAGGAASDDDAASDDDVDESLATPPHHHPTDSDHKLEFLIGDTVLPYNMTVYQAVRQFGEQTDADTDTETPLANAGIWVQTHTIYYRAVEAGEQPRTDTTTSRKGKGQPTKLSARRKPDLLWNEGIVPGRSSPLVAILRGAVLSSCDVRDASLGALGLLRALHALSRHWHTLYRAACLPDHRPLVPNADFINAKLAAKANRQLQDPLVIMTGNLPPWLKKIAYACPFVLPFECRHLLFYVVSFDRDRALQRLLEAGGERGAAGAGAGADERVAPRLDRRKRTVQRHNVLRQAEHVMHEFAHSKALLEIQYENEVGTGLGPTLEFYALVSQELQRADLDLWHGSENFKQKPTSFGGEIVKSQPPVVTDRSADAAARLASSVREALSLDEERAPEHSDLEKETSIPSPAPDATYVTWPCGLFPQAVGRTARASHLSRVKAKFRFLGKFMAKAVMDSRMVDIPLSVSMYRWLVSEEKWLSLSDVRHVAPELWRSLCRLRRVAERARLIAADPRHTPEQKTQLITALELDGCPIEELGLDFILPGDGCTELRRGGRDLPVTAHNLHNYIDLVSHWLLYEGVTKQMEAFREGFESVFPLANLKIFYPEELEQVFCGSPSGGRDQRWEPRMLTECIRPDHGYNAESRAIRMLIDILASYNREEQRLFLQFVTGSPRLPTGGFKALNPPLTVVRKSLESSLDPDEYLPSVMTCVNYLKLPDYSSAEVMRAKLRLAASEGQHSFHLS from the exons GGTGGTGGGCGGTCGGTGGTTGCGTCAGGTGCGTCGAACGAGCCACAGTCGTCGGAGCAGACGCAACGTGACGTCGCCTCTGCCTCGCTCCACCAGTCGACACTCGTCCAACCGCGTGTCTGACGCCGAGCCGTTCGCGCACGTCGAGTTGCGGCGGAGCTCGCGCCTCATCAACACACTGCCCCGGTCCGACTACTCCATCACCGAGCGTTGGTCCTACGGTACTGACGTTTACGAGACGCGCTGCGATACTACCGACTACAAGGGTGGAGACACTCACAAATCTAACGTTCACCCGAAACGCGGGCGCACTTCCTCGCATGACAGGAAAAAACGTAAGACCATATCGAACAATAGTGCAGAGGAGTGCGTCGCATACTGTACACGCTCACGGACTGCTCTTAAATCCAGTGAGAGTGCTTGTGAGCAAATTccgaataatttaaaatcacatACATTAACACACTTCCCGTTGAATCAGAACGCTACAGCCACTTCTACACAAGCTAATCAGTCGGAAGGTGGTCTGCTGCCGTTAGACGAGAGAGATTTTGCATATTCACCGTTCAGCTCGTCGACTGTCACAGAATTGCTAGATTCTGACTATTCCGTGTACAGTCCTACAGCGAGTCGAAGAAAAGGAAAGAAGAGGAAGCGATCAACGCATCGTTCTTTATCAAGTAGAAAAAGCAGTTGTCTGCTGAACGTCGACGAGTGCcgaaagaaatttaaaatagattCACACAGCAAAGACGATACAGACACTAGCAGTACCGGAAGGACTTCGTCCAAATACGAATTAGATAAAGCTGATCATCCTTCTGCTACTCACACATCTTGCACGTACTTGTTGCGGAATAGACACAGTCACCTCGGACCCCCTACTTCCACTGTTATCAGTGAAAGTTCAG CGAGCCCGCCGGCCGGCGACGTGGTGCATAGTCAAACAGTAGCAGAGCGCAAGAGTGCCTCCGATAGTCTTACCAGGACCGCTACTCCACCGCCATTCAAAGATATTCAAG AAGCGAGCTCGTCAAAGGCTCACAGTTCTGCCAGCAAACTACTTATTGTACCACGAGATCTTCCTTACTTGCGTCAAACTAACGCGCGAAGG AGTATCGCTGCTGCGACGGGTGCGACCCTGGGTGCTTGCTTGACGAGGGGGGCCAGCACTTCCCAGCGTCAGAGGCAAGACACTGCGTCTAAAAGACAG GTATCCGGCGGCGAGGGCGCAGGCAGCAGCGCGGCAGGCGGGCGGCGAGCGCGAGCTCGCGACATGCCGCAGCCGCAGCCAGCGTCCACGCGTCGAGACAAACGAG GTAAAAGCAGCCTGGGTTCTTGTGCCAGTACTGGTGGTGCGTCCAGCCGGTCTCACCCCCAGCCATTAACAACG ggTGCCGTGGCATCCACGTCGTCGACACCGCCGGCGTCAGCATCAGCTACGATGCCCGACAACGCATCCAGCGATGCCAAGCCTAAGGGCAAAG CGGCGTCGTCCGGCGAGGAGTGCGTGGGCagcggcagcggcggcggcgggtcGGGCGCGGGCGCGTCGCTGAGCGGCGCCAACAACGAGGAGTCGTCGTCCGAGGAGGGCGAGGTGGGCCGCCTGCAGGCGCTGCTGGAGGCGCGCGGCCTGCCGCCGCACCTGCTGGGCGCGCTCGGCCCGCGCATGCAGCACCTGCTGCATAGGACCGTCACTGCTAATTCTG CTGCATCGAAGGCGGCTCAGCTGCTAGCCGGTCTGCAGGCGACCGGCGATGAAGGGCAGCAACTGCAGGCCGTCATCGAGATGTGCCAGTTACTAGTGATGGGCAATGAAGACACACTCGCTGGATTCCCAGTGCGACAGGTTGTACCGGCGCTGGTCAACTTGCTCGCCGCTGAACATAACTTTGATATG ATGAACCATGCATGTCGTGCACTGACGTACATGCTGGAGGCGCTGCCGCGCAGCAGCGGCGCCGTGGCGCTGGCCGTGCCCGCGTTCCTCGACAAGCTGCAGGCCATCACGTGCATGGACGTCGCCGAGCAGAGCCTCACCGCGCTCGACATGCTCTCGCGCCGACACTCCAAATCTATTCTACAGGCG CGTGGAGTATCAGCGTGCCTGACATACCTGGACTTTTTCTCCATCAACGCGCAGCGTGCGGCGCTGTCTATCACCGCAAACTGCTGCCAGAATCTTACGCCTGACGAGTTCCATCTCGTCAGGGACTCACTGCAATTACTTGCTAACAG ATTAACTCAACAAGACAAGAAGTCTGTGGAGTGTGTGTGCCTCGCGTTCTCGCGCCTGGTGGACAGCTTCCAGCACGACCCGGCGCGTCTGCAGGAGATCGCCACGCCTGAACTACTCACAAATCTGCAACAACTC TTGGTGGTGCAGCCGCCGCTGATCTCGGGCGGCACGTTCATCACGGTGCTGCGCCTGCTGTGGGTGATGTGCGGCGCGTGTCCGCAGCTCGCGCTCGCGCTGCACCAGCGCTCCATTGCCGACACACTACTGTGTCTACTCACCGGCTCTACACTGCACCAGGAG CAAGTGGAATTAATTCCACGTCTGCCGCAAGAGTTATACGAGATCACGTGTCTGATCGGGGAGCTGATGCCGCGCCTGCCCACTGACGGTATATTCGCGGTCGACGCGCACCTCGACAGACCCTGGTCCGCTAACACCGACCGCACTGCTCACTGGCAGTGGCGAGATGACAGAG GTGTATGGCGTTCATACTCGTGGGCCGAGAGCCGTGCCCTGGAGGCGGCCGCGGCGGGCGGCGAGGAGGAAGTGTGCCTCACTACACTGGGCCGCTCCTACACCGTCGACCTCACGGCCATGCAACAG CTAAACGATCACACCGGCACTGCGCGGCCCGTACAACGCGTAGCCCCCGCGCCGCCACCCACTGACCAATCGTCTTCACTTGCACCTGCACCCG ACCCGCGCATAGCGATGGTGCGCTCCAACCCGTCGCTGGCGCGCGCGCTGCTGGCCGTGCTGCACGAGGTGTACTGGAGCTCGGCGGGGCCCGCGGTGCGCTCGCAGGCGCTCAAGGCCATCCTGCGCTGCGTGTACTACGCCGACGCGCCGCTGCTCAGACAAGTGCTCAAGATGCAG GTGATATCGTCGCACATCGCGGGCATGATGGCGTCGAGCGACCTGCGCATCGTGGTGGGGTCACTGCAGCTGGCCGAGATCCTGATGCAGCGCCTGCCCGAGGAGATGGGCGTGCAGTTCCGGCGCGAGGGGGTGCTGCACCAGGTGGCGCAGCTGGCCGAGCGCGCGCCGCCCTCGCACCCGCCCAAACACCACGCGCTCAAG TCTCCAAGTAGTAGCAGCGTCCGCTCAAGTGGTGGGTCTTCACCCCCGGCTTCCACATCCGCCACATCACTTGAGCATCAGAACAATTTGTCACTCGCCTTCTCCGCCTCCGGCTCTTTCGTCGCTAGCACTATgc CGGCGACAGGCAGCGACGGTAGCGGTTCAGAACCCGGCCCCGCGTCGGTATCCTCACATGCACAGATGGCCGCTAGCACCGTTCACAG GTCGGGTAGTCCGCTGCAGCTGGCGGAGATGCTGAAGCGCAAGCGCGCCGTGAAGCGGTCGGGCGGCGGCACGCGGCACGCGCGGCGGCGCGACGAGCCCGCGCCCGCGcacgcgcccgcgccgccgcacgCGCACCTGGCGCACCCCGCGCACCAGCACCACGCGCACCACGCCGCCTCGCCGCACG CGTATCGTTGGACAGGTTCGGGCGTGGCGGTGggcgcgcgcggcgcgggcgccgggcgggcgggcggcgcgtcCAAGACGTCGTCGTTCCTGTCGTCGCTCAACCCGTCGCGCTGGGGCCGCTCGCCGCACGCGCACAAGGACCAGGGCCTGCTGGCCTCGCCGCACGCCTCCGCCAACCTCACCGTGCAGAACAA GGAGAAGGTGCGCGAATGGATCCAGTGGACGGCCGCGCGGCTGCAGCGCGAGTGGGGCGCgctgggcggcggcggcggagcgctggaggcgctggcggcgctggcggcTGCTCTGCCGCAGCCCGCGCAACGTCGCGCCGCGCTGCGGGACCTGCGCGACACGCTGCTGCACCACGACGTGTCGCCCTTCGAG GTGAATCACTCGGGAGTGTTGGGTGCCTTGCTGCAGTTTTTGACTGGCGCTGAACCGGAGGCCGAGTCGACCGAGACTCGGGAGACTGAAACCGAAGCGCGTGATTCTACAGACTACGTAGCCGCTTGCGAAGACCGGCTGCGACTCTTCCTTCACGTGTTCGCCGATATGCCGCTCGCGCCCGA CAGCGCGGAATGGAACGAAGTGACAGGCTCTCTGCTGGGCGTGAGTGCGGCgctgggcgcgggcgcgggctcCAGCAGCGGGTCGGGCGGCACGCTGGCGCTGGGCGCGCTGGTCAGCAAGGTCAACGCCTGCGTGTCGCACCTGGAGCAGTTCCCCGTGCGCGTGCACGACCTGCCCGCGCGCCCCGCCACCTCCGCGCTCAAGTTCTTCAATACCCACCAGCTTATG tGTGATCTCAAACGGCATCCGACGTGCTCGAATCTGAAGCAATGGAAGGGCGGAGTGGTACGCATCGATCCTCTCGCCCTAGTACAGGCCATCGAACG CTACCTGGCGCAGCGCGGCTACGCGATGGGTCGCGCGCGCTCGGAGTCAGCGGGCGGCGCGGCGTCCGACGACGACGCCGCCTCCGACGATGACGTGGACGAATCTCTGGCCACGCCCCCGCACCACCACCCCACCGA CTCTGATCACAAACTGGAATTCTTGATCGGCGACACAGTGTTGCCATACAACATGACTGTATACCAGGCTGTGCGACAGTTCGGCGAACAGACTGACGCCGATACCGACACTGAGACCCCACTCG CTAACGCGGGAATATGGGTACAAACCCACACGATTTACTACCGCGCAGTGGAGGCGGGCGAACAACCTCGCACCGACACTACCACTTCACGGAAAGGAAAGGGACAACCGACTAAACTCTCCGCTAGACGCAAACCCGATCTCCTATGGAACG AGGGCATAGTGCCGGGGCGCTCGTCGCCGCTGGTGGCCATCCTGCGCGGCGCCGTGCTGAGCTCGTGCGACGTGCGCGACGCGTCGCTGGGCGCGCTGGGCCTGCTGCGGGCCCTGCACGCGCTGTCGCGCCACTGGCACACGCTGTACCGCGCCGCCTGCCTGCCCGACCACCGCCCGCTCGTGCCCAACGCGGACTTCATCAACGCCAAG CTCGCCGCCAAAGCCAACCGCCAACTCCAGGATCCACTCGTCATAATGACCGGAAATCTTCCTCCCTGGCTGAAGAAGATAGCTTATGCATG CCCGTTCGTGCTACCGTTCGAGTGCCGGCATCTGCTGTTCTACGTGGTGTCGTTCGACCGCGACCGCGCGCTGCAGCGCCTGCTGGAGGCGGGCGgcgagcgcggcgcggcgggggccggcgcgggcgccgaCGAGCGCGTGGCGCCGCGCCTCGACCGCCGCAAGCGCACCGTGCAGCGCCACAACGTGCTGCGCCAGGCCGAGCACGTCATGCACGAGTTCGCGCACTCCAAGGCGCTGCTCGAGATCCAGTACGAGAACGAGGTGGGCACCGGCCTCGGGCCCACGCTCGAGTTCTACGCGCTCGTGTCGCAGGAGTTGCAGCGCGCCGACCTCGACCTGTGGCACGGCAGCGAGAACTTCAAGCAGAAGCCCACCTCGTTCGGCGGAGAGATCGTCAAGAGCCAGCCGCCCGTCGTGACGGACCGCTCGGCCGACGCGGCCGCGCGCCTGGCGTCGTCCGTCCGCGAAGCGCTGAGCCTGGACGAGGAGCGCGCACCCGAGCACAGCGATTTGGAAAAGGAGACGTCCATTCCGTCGCCCGCGCCCGACGCGACCTACGTCACGTGGCCCTGCGGCCTCTTCCCGCAGGCCGTCGGCCGCACGGCGCGAGCTTCACACCTCTCTAGAGTCAAAGCCAAGTTCCGCTTCCTCGGGAAGTTCATGGCCAAAGCTGTTATGGATTCTAGAATG GTGGACATTCCGTTGTCGGTGTCGATGTACCGGTGGCTGGTGAGCGAAGAAAAGTGGCTAAGCCTGAGTGACGTGCGGCACGTGGCCCCGGAACTGTGGCGCTCGCTGTGTCGGCTGCGGCGCGTGGCGGAGCGCGCGCGCCTCATCGCCGCCGACCCCCGGCACACGCCCGAACAGAAGACACAACTT atAACTGCACTCGAATTAGATGGCTGCCCCATTGAAGAGCTAGGTTTGGACTTTATATTGCCGGGTGACGGTTGCACGGAGCTGCGGCGAGGTGGCCGCGACCTGCCCGTTACCGCGCACAATCTACACAATTATATTGATCTCGTCTCACACTGGCTACTCTATGAag gTGTAACCAAGCAAATGGAAGCCTTCAGAGAAGGATTTGAATCAGTATTCCCACTAGCCAATCTCAAGATTTTCTATCCTGAAGAATTGGAACAAGTATTCTGTGGTAGTCCATCTG GTGGACGCGATCAGCGCTGGGAGCCGCGGATGTTAACTGAATGCATCAGGCCCGACCACGGGTACAACGCGGAATCACGCGCTATTCGTATGCTCATTGATATATTGGCATCATATAACCGCGAGGAGCAACGGCTTTTCTTGCAGTTCGTCACGGGAAGTCCGCGATTACCCACTGGag GTTTCAAGGCTCTGAATCCGCCGCTGACGGTGGTGCGCAAGTCGCTGGAGTCGTCGCTGGACCCGGACGAGTACCTGCCGTCAGTGATGACGTGCGTCAACTACCTGAAGCTGCCGGACTACAGCAGCGCCGAGGTGATGCGCGCCAAGCTGCGGCTGGCCGCCTCCGAGGGCCAGCACTCGTTCCACTTGTCGTGA